The Bernardetia sp. ABR2-2B DNA window ATGGTGCATTAGAAGGCTTGAATACTGATTTTTATGGAGAATTAAAGACTAAATTCCCAACTCTTACAGTAATTGCAAGTGGTGGCGTAACCAGTCAAGACGATTTAGTTTTGCTTGACAAACTAGGCGTTGATGGCGCAATTGTAGGAAAGGCTATTTATGAAAATAGAATTTCAATTTAACTATTAAATAGTTGATATAGCTTATTTGCATTTCACTAATAACTTATCACTAATAACTTATCACTATATTATTTTGCTATCCAAAAGAATAATTCCCTGTTTAGATATAAAAGACGGACAAACTGTAAAAGGCGTACAGTTTGAAGAGCTTCGTTTTGCTGGAGACCCAGTAGAATTAGGCGAAAAATATGCAAAAGAAGGGGCTGATGAACTTGTCTTCTTAGATATTACGGCTACTCATGAAAAACGAAAAACACTCAAAGAACTTGCCTTACGTATTGCCAAAAACTTAAATATTCCTTTTACTGTTGGTGGTGGCGTAAGTAGTGTTGAAGATGTTTCAGTTTTGTTAGAAGCTGGTGCAGACAAAGTTACTATCAATTCGGCTGCTGTTCTGAATCCCAAACTCATTGAAGAAACTTCCAAAAAATTTGGTAATCAATGTATTGTTATTGCGATTGATGCAAAAATTAATGATGCTGGAAAATGGGAAGTTCATACAGGAGGAGGACGAAAAAACTTGGGTATTGACCTTTATGAGTGGGCAAAAGAGGCACAAGAAAGAGGTGCAGGAGAAATTTTGTTTACTTCAATGAGCCACGACGGAACAAAGAATGGCTTTGCCAATGATGTTTATTCAAAACTTAGCACTATTTGTAGTATTCCGATTATTGCTTCTGGAGGTGCAGGAAATACACAGCATTTTGTAGATGTTTTTAATGAAGGAAAAGCTGATGCTGCACTTGCTGCTAGTATTTTTCACTTTGGAGAAATTCCTGTTCCTGTTCTGAAAAAAGAGCTCTTTGAAAAAGGAATTCATGTTAGAGTATAAGATAGATAATCTATTATGAAAAAAAGCCTATCAAACTGTAAAAAGTTGATAGGCTTTTATAAAAAGATATATTATTCTTGCGCAATAGCAGGATGATAAATATTTGTTTTACTTTTATCATCTAGTGGTACAAATTCTAGCATAGGATAACTCAAATCAACATCTTCTATTTTCTCATCTTTTAGAAAAGAAACCATTGCAGCATTTGCTTTCGGATGGCGACG harbors:
- the hisF gene encoding imidazole glycerol phosphate synthase subunit HisF, which gives rise to MLSKRIIPCLDIKDGQTVKGVQFEELRFAGDPVELGEKYAKEGADELVFLDITATHEKRKTLKELALRIAKNLNIPFTVGGGVSSVEDVSVLLEAGADKVTINSAAVLNPKLIEETSKKFGNQCIVIAIDAKINDAGKWEVHTGGGRKNLGIDLYEWAKEAQERGAGEILFTSMSHDGTKNGFANDVYSKLSTICSIPIIASGGAGNTQHFVDVFNEGKADAALAASIFHFGEIPVPVLKKELFEKGIHVRV